In one Burkholderiales bacterium GJ-E10 genomic region, the following are encoded:
- a CDS encoding putative tranmembrane protein: MSEDQFHVHGAHDHAVEHAAGHGASHGSSDPLANRIAVASAVLATLGALMTLASGDTQADAQLYKNTASIMKTRANDQWNYYQAKGLKANLAQVAAAVVAKPEEVDHFRTEVARYKKQQVAIKDRADELEKQVEVWDARSEEQIHLHHRWAAGATAMQIAIALSAITLLARSTWLLWCVGFVAAAGLGFGGMALAGI; the protein is encoded by the coding sequence GTGTCCGAAGACCAATTCCACGTTCACGGCGCCCACGACCATGCCGTCGAACATGCCGCGGGACATGGCGCCAGCCACGGCAGCAGCGATCCGCTCGCCAACCGCATCGCCGTCGCGTCCGCCGTGCTCGCCACCCTGGGCGCGCTGATGACGCTTGCCAGCGGCGATACGCAGGCCGATGCGCAGCTCTACAAGAACACCGCGTCGATCATGAAGACGCGCGCCAACGACCAGTGGAACTACTACCAGGCGAAAGGCCTGAAGGCCAACCTTGCGCAGGTCGCCGCGGCGGTGGTGGCCAAGCCCGAGGAAGTCGACCACTTCCGCACGGAAGTGGCGCGCTACAAGAAACAGCAGGTCGCAATCAAGGATCGGGCGGACGAGCTCGAGAAACAGGTCGAGGTGTGGGACGCCCGCAGCGAGGAGCAGATCCATCTGCACCATCGCTGGGCCGCGGGCGCGACCGCGATGCAGATCGCGATCGCGCTGTCCGCGATCACGCTGCTGGCGCGCAGCACCTGGCTGCTCTGGTGCGTCGGGTTCGTTGCCGCGGCCGGACTCGGATTCGGGGGCATGGCGCTGGCGGGGATATGA
- a CDS encoding dihydrofolate reductase, with amino-acid sequence MTRVILIAARARNGVIGNRGALPWRLPEDLAHFKRTTLGHCIVMGRKTWDSLGRPLPGRRNVVITRDAHWQAPGAERAVDLEDALAHCPPDQDAFIIGGGEIYAQALARGCIDSILLTEIDAEFEGDTHFPTLDPTRWRETARTQVPPEGARRFGFDFVTYEAVAAASAVPR; translated from the coding sequence ATGACGCGCGTCATCCTGATCGCCGCCCGGGCGCGCAACGGCGTCATCGGAAATCGGGGCGCGCTGCCCTGGCGCCTGCCGGAAGACCTGGCGCATTTCAAGCGGACCACCCTCGGCCATTGCATCGTCATGGGGCGCAAGACCTGGGATTCGCTGGGCCGCCCGCTACCCGGCCGCCGCAACGTCGTCATCACCCGCGATGCGCACTGGCAGGCGCCGGGAGCCGAGCGTGCCGTGGACCTGGAGGATGCGCTGGCGCACTGCCCGCCGGATCAAGACGCATTCATCATTGGCGGAGGCGAAATCTATGCGCAGGCGCTAGCGCGCGGATGCATCGACTCGATCCTGCTGACGGAGATCGACGCCGAATTCGAAGGCGACACCCATTTCCCGACGCTCGATCCGACCCGCTGGCGGGAAACGGCGCGCACGCAGGTTCCGCCTGAAGGGGCGCGTCGATTCGGATTCGACTTCGTCACCTATGAAGCCGTCGCGGCGGCATCCGCCGTGCCGCGCTAG
- a CDS encoding thymidylate synthetase: MRHVLEHGADKSDRTGTGTRSVFGYQMRFDLGAGFPLITTKKLHLRSIIHELLWFLQGSSNIAYLREHGVTIWDEWADESGELGPVYGVQWRSWPAPDGTHIDQITQVVDQIRTNPDSRRLIVSAWNVAEIPRMRLPPCHVMFQFYVAEGRLSCQLYQRSCDIFLGVPFNIASYALLTHMVAQQCDLLPGDFVWTGGDCHIYRNHFDQAREQLGRTPFPYPRLAIHRRPDSIFGYRFEDFEILDYQAHPHIKAPVAV; the protein is encoded by the coding sequence ATGCGCCATGTCCTGGAACATGGCGCCGACAAGAGTGACCGCACCGGCACCGGTACCCGCTCGGTATTCGGGTACCAGATGCGCTTCGACCTCGGCGCGGGATTCCCGCTGATCACGACGAAGAAGCTCCATCTCCGTTCGATCATCCACGAGTTGCTGTGGTTCCTGCAGGGATCGAGCAATATCGCGTACCTGCGCGAACACGGGGTCACCATCTGGGACGAGTGGGCCGACGAATCTGGCGAACTGGGTCCGGTTTATGGCGTGCAATGGCGGTCCTGGCCCGCGCCGGATGGCACCCACATCGATCAGATCACGCAGGTCGTCGACCAGATCCGGACCAACCCGGACTCGCGGCGGCTGATCGTCTCGGCCTGGAACGTTGCGGAAATTCCCCGGATGCGCCTGCCGCCCTGCCACGTGATGTTCCAGTTCTATGTCGCCGAGGGCAGGCTGAGCTGCCAGCTCTACCAGCGCAGCTGCGACATCTTCCTGGGAGTTCCCTTCAACATCGCCAGCTATGCCCTGCTGACCCACATGGTGGCGCAGCAATGCGATCTGCTGCCCGGCGATTTCGTCTGGACCGGCGGGGACTGCCACATCTACCGCAACCACTTCGATCAGGCCCGGGAGCAACTGGGCCGCACGCCGTTTCCGTACCCCCGGCTGGCGATCCACCGCCGGCCGGATTCGATCTTCGGGTACCGGTTCGAAGACTTCGAAATCCTCGACTATCAGGCGCATCCGCACATCAAGGCGCCGGTGGCGGTATGA
- a CDS encoding fructosamine kinase — translation MRWDWKQNPRLHALEASLGGRRVHIRRSLGGAHGVERFAVDCDGTRCFVKLEPSMSVLRAEADGLQAIAATCTLRTPRVLAMGPLHDGRSGDLLGGFLVLDWIDLHDDGDWRAAGAGLAMLHAAPPAIARFGWEHDNYLGASRQRNGWSDDWREFWRERRLRPQFRMAREAGLDLLASRENAALAASDRLLSAHAPHPSLLHGDLWSGNMGFDAQGAPVIFDPAVYVGDAEADLAMTRLFGGIPAEFYRAYEVRHTPAPGWQERDALYRLYHVLNHANLFGGSYVTQAARLIDQL, via the coding sequence ATGCGCTGGGATTGGAAACAGAATCCGCGTCTGCATGCGCTCGAAGCATCGCTCGGGGGGCGCCGCGTCCATATCCGGCGCAGCCTGGGAGGCGCTCACGGCGTCGAGCGCTTTGCGGTCGATTGCGACGGCACCCGCTGCTTCGTCAAACTCGAGCCCTCCATGTCGGTTCTGCGGGCCGAAGCCGACGGCCTGCAGGCGATCGCAGCCACCTGTACCTTGCGGACCCCGCGCGTCCTGGCGATGGGACCGCTGCACGACGGGCGGTCCGGCGACCTGCTGGGTGGGTTTCTCGTCCTGGACTGGATCGACCTGCACGACGACGGCGACTGGCGCGCAGCCGGGGCGGGCCTGGCGATGCTGCATGCAGCGCCGCCGGCAATCGCGCGGTTCGGGTGGGAGCACGACAACTACCTGGGGGCGAGCCGGCAGCGCAACGGCTGGAGCGATGATTGGCGCGAGTTCTGGCGGGAGCGTCGCCTGCGTCCGCAATTTCGCATGGCCCGCGAGGCCGGGCTGGACCTGCTCGCATCGCGCGAAAATGCGGCGCTTGCCGCATCCGACCGACTGCTGTCGGCGCATGCGCCGCACCCTTCGCTGCTGCACGGCGACCTCTGGTCCGGCAACATGGGGTTCGACGCTCAGGGAGCGCCGGTGATCTTTGATCCGGCGGTATATGTCGGCGACGCCGAAGCGGACCTAGCGATGACCCGGCTCTTCGGCGGCATTCCGGCGGAGTTCTACCGGGCGTACGAAGTGCGCCACACGCCGGCGCCGGGCTGGCAGGAGCGCGATGCGCTCTATCGCCTCTATCATGTCCTCAACCACGCCAACCTGTTCGGCGGATCGTACGTCACGCAGGCGGCGCGCCTGATCGATCAGCTGTAG
- a CDS encoding enoyl-(acyl carrier protein) reductase encodes MPFLSGKRILITGVLSNRSIAYGIARACRREGAELAFTYVGDRFRDRVTDIAREFDSALVFPCDVADDAQIADLFAGLGKSWDGLDGLVHSIGFAPREAIAGDFLEGLSREAFRVAHDISAYSFPALAKAALPMMDGRNGSLLTLTYLGAERVVPNYNTMGLAKASLEASVRYLAANLGPKGIRANGISAGPIRTLAAAGIKDFGKILDFVEQTAPLRRNVTIDDVGNVAAFLLSDLAAGVTGEITYVDAGFNRVVAGMSGVA; translated from the coding sequence ATGCCGTTCCTGTCTGGCAAGCGCATCCTGATCACCGGGGTTCTTTCGAACCGTTCCATCGCCTACGGCATCGCGCGAGCCTGCCGCCGCGAGGGCGCGGAGTTGGCGTTCACCTACGTCGGGGATCGCTTCCGCGACCGCGTCACCGATATCGCGCGCGAATTCGACTCCGCCCTGGTATTCCCCTGCGACGTCGCGGACGACGCCCAGATCGCCGACCTGTTCGCGGGCCTGGGCAAGTCCTGGGACGGCCTCGACGGCTTGGTGCATTCGATCGGCTTCGCGCCGCGCGAGGCGATCGCGGGCGATTTCCTCGAAGGACTCTCCCGCGAGGCGTTCCGGGTCGCGCATGACATCTCGGCCTACAGCTTTCCGGCGTTGGCCAAGGCGGCGCTGCCCATGATGGACGGGCGCAACGGCTCCCTGCTCACCCTCACCTACCTGGGGGCCGAGCGCGTCGTGCCGAACTACAACACGATGGGCCTCGCCAAGGCTTCGCTCGAAGCGTCGGTGCGCTATCTGGCGGCCAACCTGGGGCCGAAAGGCATCCGCGCCAACGGCATTTCCGCCGGGCCGATCCGCACCCTCGCCGCCGCCGGCATCAAGGATTTCGGCAAGATCCTCGACTTCGTCGAGCAGACCGCCCCGCTGCGCCGCAACGTCACGATCGACGACGTGGGCAACGTCGCCGCCTTCCTGCTGTCGGACCTCGCGGCCGGCGTGACGGGGGAGATCACCTACGTCGACGCCGGCTTCAACCGCGTCGTGGCGGGGATGTCCGGCGTCGCCTGA
- a CDS encoding soluble lytic murein transglycosylase or related regulatory protein, with translation MAVMQADDEDLWARIRRGFKMPDLDTWRARQTTRWYADKPQYIERISTRASMYLYHIVAEVEKRGMPTEIALLPFIESGMQPNAVSIAKAAGLWQFIPSTGTKYALEQNMWKDERFGVIESTRAALDYLQKLYGEFGDWQLALAAYNYGELGVERAIANARRHHRSTAYKDLHLPHETEFYVPKLQAIKNIIADPQRYGITLPEIPDRPYFVSEDIPADMDVATAARLAEIPIDEFQALNPAFNRPLIIGASSPTILLPADHAEAFETNLVAVEATGQPMASWTAHVMRRGETLEILAQKANLSVNELRRVNRIPSRYRPAAGSVILVPRGEAVTDDISPKLVDASFSLVPVVPRMRRIAYRVHHGDTLSSIAHHWHVRTHDIMAWNRLHSSRLRVGQRLALNVWNGGNPPHQRVRHSRHHPLHHYSHHHHRRHRRARHPCRSCLASAS, from the coding sequence ATGGCGGTCATGCAGGCCGACGACGAGGACCTCTGGGCCCGCATCCGCCGTGGCTTCAAGATGCCGGACCTCGATACCTGGCGCGCGCGGCAAACCACGCGCTGGTATGCCGACAAGCCTCAATACATCGAACGGATCTCGACCCGGGCGAGCATGTACCTCTATCACATCGTGGCGGAGGTCGAGAAGCGCGGCATGCCCACCGAGATCGCCTTGCTGCCGTTCATCGAGAGCGGGATGCAGCCCAATGCCGTATCGATCGCCAAGGCGGCCGGTCTGTGGCAGTTCATTCCCTCGACGGGAACGAAATATGCCCTGGAACAGAACATGTGGAAGGACGAGCGCTTCGGCGTGATCGAGTCCACCCGGGCGGCGCTGGACTACCTGCAGAAGCTCTACGGCGAATTCGGCGACTGGCAACTGGCGCTTGCCGCCTACAACTATGGCGAACTCGGAGTCGAGCGGGCGATCGCCAACGCCCGCCGGCACCATCGCTCGACGGCATACAAAGATCTGCACCTGCCGCACGAAACGGAGTTCTACGTTCCCAAGCTGCAGGCAATCAAGAACATCATCGCCGATCCGCAGCGCTACGGCATCACGCTGCCGGAGATTCCCGATCGGCCGTACTTCGTTTCGGAGGACATTCCCGCCGACATGGACGTGGCCACGGCCGCCCGGCTCGCGGAAATTCCCATTGACGAATTCCAGGCGCTGAACCCGGCGTTCAATCGCCCGCTGATCATCGGCGCGTCATCGCCCACGATCCTGCTGCCCGCCGATCACGCGGAAGCCTTCGAAACCAATCTGGTCGCCGTCGAAGCGACCGGACAGCCCATGGCCAGCTGGACGGCACACGTCATGCGGCGCGGGGAAACGCTCGAAATCCTGGCGCAGAAGGCCAATCTTTCGGTCAATGAACTGCGCCGGGTCAACCGGATTCCCTCGCGCTACCGTCCTGCAGCCGGATCGGTGATTCTGGTTCCACGGGGCGAGGCCGTCACCGACGACATTTCCCCAAAACTGGTCGACGCGTCGTTTTCGCTCGTTCCGGTGGTGCCCCGGATGCGGCGCATCGCCTACCGCGTCCATCACGGCGACACCTTGAGTTCGATCGCGCATCACTGGCACGTCCGGACCCACGACATCATGGCGTGGAACCGGCTTCATTCGAGCCGCCTGCGTGTCGGCCAACGGCTGGCGCTGAACGTGTGGAACGGGGGCAATCCTCCGCACCAGCGCGTGCGGCACTCGCGGCATCACCCGCTTCACCATTACTCCCACCACCATCACCGCCGTCACCGGCGGGCTCGTCATCCATGCCGTTCCTGTCTGGCAAGCGCATCCTGA
- a CDS encoding RNase H has translation MDSEGNTMSPTAPASAAGGDAAVVDVWTDGACKGNPGPGGWGALLRSGTHERELFGGEDPTTNNRMELTAVIEALAALKRSCRVTIHTDSQYVKNGITEWMRQWERRGWRTADGKPVKNLELWQALDRQVRRHTVAWKWVRGHAGDPGNERADALANRGVETARQG, from the coding sequence ATGGATTCGGAAGGCAACACCATGTCCCCGACGGCGCCTGCCAGCGCTGCGGGGGGCGACGCGGCGGTGGTCGATGTGTGGACGGACGGTGCCTGCAAGGGCAATCCGGGCCCCGGCGGGTGGGGGGCGCTGCTGCGTAGCGGCACCCACGAGCGCGAACTGTTCGGCGGCGAGGATCCGACCACCAACAACCGGATGGAACTGACTGCCGTGATCGAGGCGCTGGCGGCGCTCAAGCGGTCGTGCCGGGTGACCATCCACACCGACTCGCAGTACGTCAAGAACGGAATCACCGAGTGGATGCGCCAGTGGGAGCGGCGCGGCTGGCGCACCGCGGACGGCAAGCCGGTGAAGAACCTGGAGCTGTGGCAGGCGTTGGACCGCCAGGTTCGGCGGCACACGGTCGCGTGGAAGTGGGTGCGCGGCCACGCGGGCGATCCCGGCAACGAGCGGGCCGACGCGTTGGCGAATCGCGGCGTCGAGACCGCTCGACAAGGCTAG